A region of Ignatzschineria larvae DSM 13226 DNA encodes the following proteins:
- a CDS encoding cysteine hydrolase family protein: MITTISKENSVINKAIINKALIIIDLINDIASEDGLSNSSYSEIIHRDIITKTNQTLELADQKSIPVIAVKVGFADDYHDIPSGSPMFHHAKEIGAFKLSGRGCDWVAELALTDSDSIWVKKGVSAFAGNDLADYLKDEGIETLYFAGVSSLLAIQSSVRLAHDLGFTVYVIEDLCAAGTFKQHEESMEALTGLAKIIQLTDLKKAWS, encoded by the coding sequence ATGATCACGACAATTTCTAAAGAAAATAGTGTCATTAATAAAGCCATTATTAATAAAGCACTTATTATCATAGATCTCATTAATGATATAGCGAGTGAAGATGGGTTATCGAATAGTAGTTATTCAGAAATTATCCATAGGGATATTATTACTAAAACCAATCAAACACTCGAATTAGCCGATCAAAAGAGTATTCCTGTGATTGCTGTCAAAGTAGGATTTGCTGATGATTATCATGATATTCCGTCGGGCTCACCGATGTTTCATCATGCTAAAGAGATTGGTGCTTTTAAGCTAAGCGGGCGAGGTTGTGATTGGGTTGCGGAATTAGCGCTTACCGATAGTGATTCTATTTGGGTTAAAAAGGGTGTGAGTGCTTTTGCCGGTAATGATTTGGCTGATTATTTAAAAGATGAAGGAATAGAGACTCTCTATTTCGCTGGCGTGAGCTCTTTATTAGCCATTCAAAGTAGTGTTCGTTTAGCACATGATTTAGGATTTACAGTATATGTTATTGAGGATCTGTGTGCTGCAGGAACATTTAAGCAGCATGAAGAGAGTATGGAAGCATTAACTGGATTAGCAAAAATCATACAATTAACTGATCTTAAAAAAGCTTGGTCTTGA